CCACTTACCTGTTGATGATGCAATGCCTGAAAGACTGCCACAAGCAAGACTGACCATGACAGGGGAATCATCAGGCCTGAtgccaaaagaaaatattagtaTAGTAGTACAACCAAATTGCACAAAGCAAGAGACAGCAAACATAACTCCACAACCAAGATGCAGTATTCACCTGTTCGACTGCCAAAGCGATCTCAAGGTCTCATAAACAGAAAAGCTTATTGCTATACTAGGTCCAACACCCTGTGTCACGCAAAGCATACCAAGGGAAATTTAAGTCAATAAACTAGAGCCACCAAGGAGaatgaggaggaggagaagaagaagaaggttaaAATCATACTAAAAGTGTCGGTCCAAGTCCCTTATACAAGCCCATAAAACCTTCGTCTCTGCAAATGGTATGAAATGAATGCCAGATACCTCTGTAGTAAGTTGCATTTGTCTGCagattttaaaaatctaattgaagtaagaaaaaagttgaaattcaAAAGACAGAGGaaatgatttttccttttttttttttttgataatcagtTTTTCCTTATTCAATTCACTGTTAGTTTTACTCTCTGCAAGACATGTCCTCAcaagatccaaaaaaaaaaatcaaccaagaTATGCTGCCATTACCTGTGCTGCAAGACGTGTCCTCACAAGATCCAGCGGATATGTAGCAGAGGCAGCTGTTATTCCCGCCAACCCACCACCTACAAAGTGCACACAAACATCTGAACTCATATTACCCCTACGATTTTCCCCAAGAATCGAATGCAACAACTGCAGAACATAAAAGGGATCAACAAATTGATATCAAGCAATGGAAGAGATAATATATGCATTAGAATTACTGAAAGAAAACCTGCACTCACATTCTTGTAGCGTTCATATGCATAGAAGCTGACTGAAGAATAAGGAAGACGATGAGCAATTGTGACCAGATTGCCTTTCCAAAATGCTCTGAACCCTTCTTCATTGATAATTCGGGAAGCCTCACGCCATATGCTAGCCTTGCTCAGTGCTGAAACATCAGAGTGCATACCTTGCACCTGATAAGAACGATTTGGAAGAGTCAACAACCAAGCTTTGGAATGATATAAACCTATCcacaatttttaatttcatgttcTTCCAAACCAAAGACAATAGTAAGCATTATGTATAATCAACAATTAACTAGTTATAGCTCTAAACCTCAAACACTCATTATCATGATTTCTAAACAATATTACAATCAGAAATGTACTGATTGtcatggaaaataaaataattgtatgtATGCAATCAAATATTAGCATTTGCGTTCATACTACTAAGAAACTAAATTagacattttctttatttag
This genomic stretch from Castanea sativa cultivar Marrone di Chiusa Pesio chromosome 9, ASM4071231v1 harbors:
- the LOC142609689 gene encoding uncharacterized protein LOC142609689, with the translated sequence MEARVGVVVEGGQRARTSPTQVFQQQRQSQATRSQTQTPNQIGTVQQLLAGGIAGAFSKTCTAPLARLTILFQVQGMHSDVSALSKASIWREASRIINEEGFRAFWKGNLVTIAHRLPYSSVSFYAYERYKNLLHSILGENRRGNMSSDVCVHFVGGGLAGITAASATYPLDLVRTRLAAQTNATYYRGIWHSFHTICRDEGFMGLYKGLGPTLLGVGPSIAISFSVYETLRSLWQSNRPDDSPVMVSLACGSLSGIASSTATFPLDLVRRRMQLEGAGGRARVYNTGLFGTLGNIMKSEGLRGLYRGIIPEYLKVVPSVGIVFMTYETLKMLLSRIP